Proteins encoded within one genomic window of Cyprinus carpio isolate SPL01 chromosome B22, ASM1834038v1, whole genome shotgun sequence:
- the zgc:194221 gene encoding uncharacterized protein zgc:194221: MEDQVVAFGVGLLCLRRRRRRSVWVHDILQARQQLGEYHRLVQELRLDDGRFQRYFRLDRDQFDNLLSKVGPRIARQDTSYRRAIEPAERLAICLRFLATGDSYRTIAFSYRVGVSTVAGIVGEVARAIWDALVQEVMPVPTTEDWRSIATDFLHWWNFPNCLGSIDGKHVVIKAPDNSGSLFFNYKGTYSVVLLAVVDAQYCFRVVDVGSYGRTSDGGALANSTFGQALRDGTLGLPQDALLPSAEHLGPQPHGFVADEAFRFRRELMWPFPGHNLSSRQRIFNYRLSRARLIVENTFGILTAQWRMYRGVIEISPANVDACVKATCVLHNFLRRSTNSTSTSIPSAGDGEAAGLQEVTRVGSNNPTREAIRVREKLMTYFSTEGAVPWQPVA; encoded by the exons ATGGAGGATCAAGTTGTTGCGTTTGGCGTGGGATTGCTCTGCCTGCGGAGAAGACGTCGGAGATCGGTGTGGGTGCATGACATTCTCCAAGCCCGTCAGCAGCTTGGAGAATATCACCGGCTGGTGCAGGAGCTGCGGCTGGACGACGGCAGGTTCCAGCGATATTTCAGGCTGGATAGGGACCAGTTTGACAACCTGCTGTCAAAAGTGGGGCCGCGAATTGCGAGGCAGGACACCAGTTATCGGCGCGCAATTGAGCCGGCTGAGCGCCTCGCAATTTGTCTACG ATTCTTGGCCACTGGAGACTCCTACCGCACCATAGCTTTCAGCTATCGTGTGGGAGTGAGCACCGTAGCAGGGATTGTTGGAGAGGTCGCCAGGGCAATATGGGATGCCTTGGTGCAGGAGGTCATGCCAGTCCCCACCACTGAGGACTGGCGAAGCATCGCCACTGACTTCCTCCATTGGTGGAACTTCCCCAACTGTCTTGGGTCCATCGATGGAAAACATGTTGTGATCAAGGCCCCTGACAACTCAGGGTCCCTGTTCTTCAACTACAAGGGGACTTACTCAGTTGTGCTCCTGGCAGTGGTAGATGCCCAGTACTGCTTCCGGGTAGTCGATGTGGGGAGCTACGGGAGGACAAGTGATGGCGGTGCGCTGGCTAACTCCACTTTCGGCCAGGCACTACGAGATGGGACCCTTGGCCTGCCACAGGATGCTCTGCTGCCAAGTGCAGAGCATTTGGGACCCCAGCCACACGGGTTTGTGGCTGATGAAGCCTTTCGATTCCGCCGAGAACTCATGTGGCCTTTCCCAGGACACAATCTCTCCAGCAGGCAAAGAATCTTCAATTACAGGCTGTCACGGGCAAGGCTGATTGTTGAGAACACCTTTGGTATTCTCACAGCTCAGTGGCGTATGTACAGAGGAGTCATTGAGATCAGCCCTGCCAACGTGGATGCCTGTGTGAAGGCTACCTGTGTCCTGCACAACTTCCTGAGAAGGTCCACAAACAGCACCAGTACGTCCATACCATCAGCTGGAGACGGAGAAGCTGCTGGTCTACAGGAGGTCACCCGAGTGGGCAGCAACAACCCCACACGGGAGGCTATCCGTGTCCGGGAGAAATTGATGACCTATTTCTCCACAGAGGGAGCTGTCCCCTGGCAACCTGTGGCATAA